One genomic region from Catenovulum adriaticum encodes:
- a CDS encoding antitermination protein NusB: protein METISSSGSYFVGWGTLALINAGLAQGKGRKGLNWFLISMLLGPIATFLLLVMEDLKSL, encoded by the coding sequence ATGGAAACTATTTCAAGTTCAGGCTCATACTTCGTTGGCTGGGGAACTCTAGCTTTAATCAATGCAGGTTTAGCGCAAGGTAAAGGTCGCAAAGGCTTAAATTGGTTTCTAATTTCCATGCTATTGGGCCCAATTGCAACATTCTTACTTCTGGTTATGGAAGATCTAAAATCTTTATAA